The following DNA comes from Camelina sativa cultivar DH55 chromosome 14, Cs, whole genome shotgun sequence.
CTCgattaatgataaattatctaattacatctgtctaatttaattataactcaTATAATTCAATTACTTTccacttaatttttttgtataccgattatttttggaaccaaatataaatcaaataaatatttttgttatttacatatttaaacTAAGAGTTTGTGatggtttaaaataattaatatacaaGATTTTTATGAAAtcgtaaaattttatttaaaaattatattaatgtgtttactataattttaaagacaatactatagttttatattttatttgatgttttttaacataattagaaatatatatatatatatatatataaatctttaatactatatatttttatgttattattaatataataaaataatcctaAAACTAGTCTCGTTGGATTTCTAAAACAGAAATACACTAGCTTTTATATAGTGttaatctaataaaaaaatagatacaaaTTAAATGAACGAAATctcttaattataattataggctcttttgtgttttgataaaatgttagtTAACTATATACATGTCTTCAAGAATATCTTCACTGCAATTTTAACCATGGTAAATCactattgatattttaaatgattaataaaTCGAGATCCTCCACCGACAGACTTCTAgttttgaattatataattCCTGTGTAcatatagaaaattatttatactCTTTCAATCTGTACACAAGTGcatgtttgtgtgtttatttaatattactaTGCTTCtttgttatacatatatttcagTTAAATCGATTATGCACCCGTACAGTAAAATTGttcatccattttttttaagatgaaTAGATTGAATGATATTCAACCTAACTTTATTAAacctaatattttaaatttattcaattttaaaCAATCATTTGCATCCATAATTTTTTTCCCATATTTTTCATTGAAGGTTCTCATCTCTCATTTCTCTTAGAGAAACCCTAATCCATCTCTCTGTCTAATCGCTCTTCTTCAACTCCTCCTCCTACGATCCATCCCACTCAGATCCTTCAGAGAATTGTAGAACCTTTCAACAATAATCAGGTATTGTTCAGATCGTTCCGTGATGTCCTGAAATAATTCAAGATGGGAGTTCTCAGTTTTAAAGAGTTAATGCAAGAAACTAGAGAGTTCCGATGGGTTCATTTTCAAGATGAAGGTCTGAGTTTTCTCAAATCCTCAGCCTTAGGTTCAAAATTTggctctttttattttcttttcatctacACTTCTTTTAAATGgctaatttatgttttatgatacGAGCTTTGCAGTTTTTATTCAAGAAATAGAGAAATCTTTTGGCACAAATAAGATGGTGGACCAAACCCTGAAACTGCAAGCCATTCTTCACTCTCTGGGGGCGACGAAGATATGCTAAAGGCATTCTTTGATGTTTTACAACTGTTCAAGAGGGGTTCATTGACTCGTGAGGTTATACTTGAAGAGATCAAATACTTCAACTTGGCTCATCTTCAGGACAAGATCCTTAATTTTCTCAGATCTTCAGGTTAGAATTTCACAACATATGTATTTAACTTTtggcaagaaaagaaaaaggtgtACCTCGGAGAGACTAAACACAACTTTCCACAACATATGTATTTAACTTTtggcaagaaaagaaaaatgtgtacCTCGGGAAGACTAAACACCACTTTCCACAACAAATGTATTTAACTTTTGGCAAGAAAAGAAACCAATTCAACGCCATAATGGCACCAAGAGTCCCCCCAAACACTTCAGTGCTGTTACATACAAACCGAAcaaacattttaagaaaacaaatgtgtttTTGCTGTATTAACAACAGTGAAGCGTTAAAGGGAACTCATGGGGACATTTGACTCTCTTCTTCTAAGCTCTTTGATCGATCCTGATAAACAACACTAAGTACTTGTGCCTATTTATATCATTGCAAAGGGGTCTCCGATTCTTCCTTCTTAATTCtcaatttgacaaaaaaatgaaagaaaaaaactataatgggaccaataatcatatattcgaatcataaaatcaaagaaCGTGTGGAAATTTGAAAGAGATGAATCGAGTCGAAATTATGGGCTTCGTTAGATAATTGACCGAATATTTAAATGTTGTGTCCCTAAGTTTACTTGAAATGTTTTGAAACGACAGAAGTATTATATTCTCTGCATGGGACTCTTTCCTTTGATATGTCTTTTctccttcatttttttattgCCACTCACCAGTCACCACAACAatgctcttaagtcttaactaaTATTCCCTCATTGAAGGTTTACAGCAGTGAATtacagtttatatatataaaagaaatattataatgaaTTACTTATATACATATAACCTACAACGAAAAATGATCAGGCCATTTACTTACAGTTAATTTCAATTCCCATGCAATGCGGTTAAACAAATTATAGAGTGTGGGactgttaaaacttaaaagaaacgcagttaaaaggggaaaaaattaacaaaagagttaTTTTGTGTAGTATTTTTCTTTGCAAGAAGTATTTTGTTGcaagtaatatataataaatttcgGCGGTAATTGTCGTGATCTATGaatgtaaaacataaaaaaactatagaatGATTAATATACGTTTTTGaagtatttgtttcttttgatgatcctaataaaagaaataaaaacgtTATGTTAAGATTCATATATATCTCACGCTAGTCATATCAgttatttttgacaaataaatCTGTAAACCACTAACAATAATCTGGAATATATGTTATGTAATGCAGCCTTACTAATGCTCATTCCGTCTTTCGTCATGCATATAGTTCAGTAATACTTAATTGATTATGAGTTTCTGACATCATCTATTTGACTTCAGCTTTTCAGTGCAATATATTTGGTACATATCTTACGATCGATTCGCCACATAATATGAgcaatcgatttttttttcttttaatataaaataaaccaaagcaAATGTCAAAATATTAGCAAATTTCTTGGATTTATTTGTAAAGAACTGATATCAACATTATAAAGAGAacaccaaattaaaaaatggaGTTGCATGCGAATGTAGTGAAGACAGAGCAAGAACTAGTATGGGCACTACCTATAATAAGAATATAAAAAGAATCTCCTTTATATCTTGTGAAAAGCCTTGAGGACTTTTCTTTAGAAATCATATTCCCTCTTGCTCTTTCCTTTAACCCCAGTATGCGTCTATATTCAAAATGCTTGTCTGGGTCATCTTCCTTTGATCTCTCTATATCTCTGTCTCAAATGATATGGGGAATAtcctaaagtatatatatatatatatagatatgaaacGTAATCTCCATCTTTATTCGTATTTCCCATATGTAcatccaaataaataaaaatcacagCAACATgccaataaattaatatattaaaaatgtctTAAGCTGAATAATAATAGTATACTACATTGATAAAGTTCATTGTATGCAATAAAAGCTTGTGCATAGAACAATGCACGTCTCTGTGACAGTATGAGTATAAAacaagaagacaacaacaacaaaaaactgaaTCGAAAATCTCAATTTTAAATTCTGTGTTTTACATTTGGGCACTGAGAGAACAAACAAACGGgaatacaacatatatacacatacatgtAGGTTAGCAACATAAAGAGGATTAAAACTGGATAATGTTAACTAAATAAGTTGTGAGCTAGTTGCAAAAATTTCGAATCCATCAAAGCTTGTGCATCTTGAGTTCCCTAGTTCGATTTTTACAGAAGGAGAAAAATTTTTTCGAAGGGAAGATGTATAGACTTCGACTCGGATCTCTGATTAATCTTAGAAGAAATTGTGGATTCCGTGTCTTGTATAGTTTTAACAATGTCGAACGTGCTTGAAtggtaaaagaaacaaatagcAATCACAATATGGTTAAAGCAAACCATACGAGAtacaataataatcataaaaaaaaaaagaattagacgAAGAGCTTACTAATCAAAAGAAACCATAAAACACATGCAACAGCTACCACTTCAACGCCAGAATGTCACCAAGAGTCCCCCCCAAACACTTCAGTGTTATACAAATCGATCAAACATTAAAGAGAAAATGTGATTTGAGTATTAACAATGAAGCGTTAAAGGGAACTCATGGGAACATTTGACTTGCTTCTTCATGCTCTGTCCtaatataattaaacaacacTACCACTACATgcctatttatatatatatatatatatatataacaatgcaAAGAGTCTCCAAATGCTTCCTTACGTTTCCAATGAGAATTTTCATCATGGGACCAACGatcatatattctttttttttttaacgatcATATATtcgaaatcatataaataaagaacgtgtgaaaaaaaattgaaagatgaATGGAGTCGAAATTTTGAGTCGCGTTCTTAGAGATATTTGATTATACGTCCTTTCAATTTtgcatgaaatatatatatatatatatatatatatatatatatatttgaatggAAAAGGAGCTCAGCCTTCGTATGGATGGCAGTCATTACAGTTTGGCAGTGAACTTTTAGCAACTGGAATTCAAGTCCGAGTGGGTAGTGGAGATAGTACCTCACTGGGAACAGATCCATGGTTACCAACAAGCCCTCCACGCCCCCCATTATTGCTCTCAAATACAGATCCCGAACTAAAGGTGGCAACTTTGATAGACCAGCAACAACGACAATGGGACGAAACAGAACTTCATCGTCTTATAGATCCGGCTGACCACCATATTATTCAGAAAATCTTTTTACCACGACGATCAGTAGCAGATGATTATCTCTGGAGTCATACTAAGGATGGTAACTACACAGTCAAATCAGGGTATTGGAAAGCTATTAACTTACGACTAGAACAAGATGATGAACCAATGGCCCCCTTAGCATCTGCACCAGACATTGCAACTGATATCTGGAAACTGAAGATTACTCCAAGCTGAAACACTTCCTATGGAGAATGGCCTCAAAAGCGATTGGAGTTGCAGAAAATTTGAGGAGGAGGAACATTAATATTAATCCATATTGTTCCAGTTGTTGTCTTGGACTCGAAACTAGTGATCATATATTATTTTCGTGTCCTAACATTATCCCTGTATGGCGCTCAGCTGGGTTCCCAACTTCTCTACTTGGAGACCCGACAAGCAGTGTGGAAGATAAGCTCAGATATTTGATCAGATTACACCATGATACCAAAGCTGAACCGATTAAACGTTTTCTTCCCTTCTGGGTCTTGTGGAGACTATGGAAGAGTCGAAATGATCTCGTCTTCAATAAAAAAACCACTAGACAAGAAGACTTAGTGAAGCTGGCTATCAATGATACAATAGAATGGATGACTTGTCTCAACTTAACAGAAGAATATCGGAACACAACTGGTGCACAATCTCGCAGAGACACTTGGACAAAGCCTCCACCTGGTTGGATCAAATGTAATTACGATGCGTCTCACATCGAAGGTAATAACATATCGGGTCTCAGCTGGATCATACGCGATTCCAATGGATTTCTGCTTCACTGTGGAATGGGAAAATTTCAAGGAAGGACAACAATTGAAGAATCGGAATGCACAGCTTTAATATGGGCAATCCAATCAACTAGGGGACTAGGCTACCGGAAAGTCATCTTTGAAGGAGATAATATCAACATTACTCAACAGGTCAACAACAGGAGCTCAAAACTTCGACTGAAACATTACCTGGATACTATAGAGGGTTGGAAAGCGGATTTTGAGACAGTGGCTTTTAGCTTCCGACATCGAGAGCAAAATCACTGTGCTGATAAATTAGCAAAACAGGCAATTGTCAGCCTGAATGATTATGATCTGTATCACTCATGTCCTTTCTTCTTACAACAATTTGTAAACAATGATACAATGTTTTAACCCTAATAAAGCTATTAgatggaaaaaatatatatatatactattcaaATCATGAATGCTCGCCTGCGGTAACCGAAAAACACTCATCCAGAACGTTGTCGTGCTCCATAACACATAGCTTATTAGGTTGAGACGACCCACATAGGAGAGAGACTGTGAGGTCCACGTACTAACTCGACTACGAATTTGATCAAACAGAGGGGAAAGATCCACGGCAGTGAGTCTTCTTGTTATTAAGGGGAGACCAAGATATCGAACAGGGAGTTGGcccaaaccaaaaatataacgAGCTCCCATTAGCTCACGATTATCTGGTGAAACACCCCCAAGATACAAAGTCATTTTTTCCATGCTTATCGTTAGACCCGATCGCTTagcaaaaagattcaaaacttgGACTATACCATCCACTGATATGATTTTTCCATCAGTTAATATCATGAGATCATTGGCAAAGCAAAGGTGCGTTAAACGTAGATTTTTGCACCACGGGTGGTAGCCAATGTCCTGTGAGACTGCTGCTTTGTCCAACATCTTGGAAAGCACATTCATGCAGATGACGAACAGATACGGTGAAAGTGAGCAGCCCTGACGCAGTCCCCTAGCACTGCGAAAATAACCAGCGATCTCACCATTTACTTGGACCGAGAAAGAAGCCGTTGTGACACAAAGCAAGATCCAATGAATAAATGCAGGAGGGAGATTCAGAGCTCTTAAAACATTGAACAAGAAAGACCACTGGAATGAGTCAAATGCCTTCGAAATATCCACTTTCATTGCATACCTCGTGGAGATATTGTCTTTGTGATAGCCCCGCACCAACTCTGTTGCAAGGAGTATATTTTCAATAAGCAGTCTATCTGCCACAAAAGCATATTGGTTGCCCGCAATGAACTTAGGCAAGATGCGCTTGAGCCTGTTAGCAATGACCTTCGAGATAACCTTGTAAAGAACATTACAACAAGAGATTGGACGATAATCTCTCATCACCTTAGCATCCTTTGTCTTCGGAATCAAAGCTAGTATCGTAGAATTGAGTCCCTTTGGGAAGAAACCTTTAGCAAAAAAAGATTGGACCGCAATAAAAAGCTCTGCACCAATGATATCCCAAGCTCCCTTATAAAATTCCACTGTATAACCATCCGGACCTGGGGACTTATCACTTGGCATCGCAAACAATGTCTTTTTGATCTCCTCCCCCGTGACCACCCGAGTGAGCCAACGACTATCTTCCTCGGAACAACTAAACGACATTAGGTCAGCGAGACTATCCACAGACATCCCCTCATAGTTTGCTGGAATAGTTTGAAGAAAAGACTGGAAAAAAGACTCTGCCTCCACTTTAATGTCTGCATTGGTCTTTAACAGTCTCCCATCATGAGCTATAATTTCCCTTATCATATTCACAGCCTCACGAGTAGCCACAGCACGATGAAAGGCCTTATTGTTTCTACCCCCCCCCCCTACCTGGAGCNNNNNNNNNNNNNNNNNNNNNNNNNNNNNNNNNNNNNNNNNNNNNNNNNNNNNNNNNNNNNNNNNNNNNNNNNNNNNNNNNNNNNNNNNNNNNNNNNNNNNNNNNNNNNNNNNNNNNNNNNNNNNNNNNNNNNNNNNNNNNNNNNNNNNNNNNNNNNNNNNNNNNNNNNNNNNNNNNNNNNNNNNNNNNNNNNNNNNNNNNNNNNNNNNNNNNNNNNNNNNNNNNNNNNNNNNNNNNNNNNNNNNNNNNNNNNNNNNNNNNNNNNNNNNNNNNNNNNNNNNNNNNNNNNNNNNNNNNNNNNNNNNNNNNNNNNNNNNNNNNNNNNNNNNNNNNNNNNNNNNNNNNNNNNNNNNNNNNNNNNNNNNNNNNNNNNNNNNNNNNNNNNNNNNNNNNNNNNNNNNNNNNNNNNNNNNNNNNNNNNNNNNNNNNNNNNNNNNNNNNNNNNNNNNNNNNNNNNNNNNNNNNNNNNNNNNNNNNNNNNNNNNNNNNNNNNNNNNNNNNNNNNNNNNNNNNNNNNNNNNNNNNNNNNNNNNNNNNNNNNNNNNNNNNNNNNNNNNNNNNNNNNNNNNNNNNNNNNNNNNNNNNNNNNNNNNNNNNNNNNNNNNNNNNNNNNNNNNNNNNNNNNNNNNNNNNNNNNNNNNNNNNNNNNNNNNNNNNNNNNNNNNNNNNNNNNNNNNNNNNNNNNNNNNNNNNNNNNNNNNNNNNNNNNNNNNNNNNNNNNNNNNNNNNNNNNNNNNNNNNNNNNNNNNNNNNNNNNNNNNNNNNNNNNNNNNNNNNNNNNNNNNNNNNNNNNNNNNNNNNNNNNNNNNNNNNNNNNNNNNNNNNNNNNNNNNNNNNNNNNNNNNNNNNNNNNNNNNNNNNNNNNNNNNNNNNNNNNNNNNNNNNNNNNNNNNNNNNNNNNNNNNNNNNNNNNNNNNNNNNNNNNNNNNNNNNNNNNNNNNNNNNNNNNNNNNNNNNNNNNNNNNNNNNNNNNNNNNNNNNNNNNNNNNNNNNNNNNNNNNNNNNNNNNNNNNNNNNNNNNNNNNNNNNNNNNNNNNNNNNNNNNNNNNNNNNNNNNNNNNNNNNNNNNNNNNNNNNNNNNNNNNNNNNNNNNNNNNNNNNNNNNNNNNNNNNNNNNNNNNNNNNNNNNNNNNNNNNNNNNNNNNNNNNNNNNNNNNNNNNNNNNNNNNNNNNNNNNNNNNNNNNNNNNNNNNNNNNNNNNNNNNNNNNNNNNNNNNNNNNNNNNNNNNNNNNNNNNNNNNNNNNNNNNNNNNNNNNNNNNNNNNNNNNNNNNNNNNNNNNNNNNNNNNNNNNNNNNNNNNNNNNNNNNNNNNNNNNNNNNNNNNNNNNNNNNNNNNNNNNNNNNNNNNNNNNNNNNNNNNNNNNNNNNNNCCCCCCCCCTACCTGGAGCCAGTGCAATTTAGATCGTTGCTTCAAGAATTTCTCCTCCAGAGCCGAAACATGGTCCcgtccactacaagaaaacatggaattgccgACTGCAATTTGCGACTTAAaacacagtcgctaaatttagcgactgaattgcGATTGTTTTGCTACTCAATAGCTACACAAATAAAACAGTCGCCAAATAGACGCTAATTCGATACTAATGTATAATGTCGCATtgtagtcgccaatttgcgGCTAATTTGGCGACCAGTTTTTCAGTCGCCAATCGTTGCGACTAAGCAACTACTATTTAGCgactgatttatttaatttgggccTTAAACCAAATTTGGTCCGTAAGAAAATGTTCCAAACTCAAATCGATCTCATCTTCATCCCGAGAATACCTTAATccctcatttctcttcttccccgAGATAACCCTAGATCTTAATTGCTCTCAATCGAGAACCCTAAATCTTCATCccgttcttgtttctcttttgttgttgatggccggagtaaagaaaagaggagagggaagaagaaactcCTCAAATCCAACCGCTGGAACCTTACAACCGGTGAATCGAAGACCCGCGAATCTTTCCAGCCAGTATGCCTTCACGCCGGCGAACCAGCAAGACCCAGACACTGATTCTCAGGGAATTCCTGTCCCAATCCTCCAGCCTCCAGCGAGACCAATGACAAATTACAGAGACTATCCACCTCCGACAAACCTGTTCCAGAACTCGAGGAGCTTTCCAGGAGCATCCCCTTCAGGCGAAACTCCAATCAGGCGTCCTTTTCCTCAACCTCTCACCTCTGCGACAGATCCACCAGAATTCTCGAGTCCACTTCGACAGTATCCTCAACCTTCAGTCACGAATCATCCTCGACAGTCTCCTCAGGTATCGACTCTACCTCGACAATCTCCTCACGTCTCAAATCATCGTCCACCGTCTTCTCAACCTAGAGCTGGCTCTGGATCGCACCACAGTTCTCAAGCGCATAACTCacatcaggaagaagaagaccaagctgaatctgaggatgaagGTTTAAGGAACTCACATCTCCCAGATGATGTACTCGCTTCTTTACATGTCATGCTAGTTGAGCCAGGCCGTGAGTTGTACACCACTGTCCGCTCTCCCACATTAGAACGTGGAACTACTTGGTAAGGATTGTTTGTGTAGATTAGATTGATTACAGTGATTAGAATGATTAGAATTCAAtggattgttttattgttttagtaGGTTTGTTTCATTGGATTAGAAGGTTTGTTTAgaaggtttgttgttgttgatttgttgtttattaGATTAGTAGGCTTGTTGATTAGATTAgtaggtttgttgttgttgtcgattTGTTGTTGATTAGATTAGTAGGTTTGTAGTTGATTATAATTTAACtttcgatttgtttgtgttttaagGTTTGGTAAGGACAAGGGTCAGATTACCCGAAAGcttacaaaagtgtttacaaacaagtttgatgggccatattacagttggggttgtgttcttaatcaaagaagagaaagatacttcttggaattcgcggtaaacttctactcctttcaatttgatttctttatttatattttttttgcaatggTTGATCACTAACACTAgtctttttttgtagaaaacacacacctgggatccctcACTAATCGGTGTGGTTCAAGAAAAGTTCTATACCATTTGTCAAAACCTtatgaaagacatggtttccaaggcagcAGCTCAACGAGATCAAGCAAAACCGAGTTAGATTGAGAAAactctttggaaagaaatgtgtgaatattggaacacagaagaagtcatggcaaagagtgcaaccacttcaTCAGCTagaatgtctgaccgtaatggtcttggccctcacaagcatgtatcagggccgaagtcttacttacaaatcgaacaagagatggtgaCTTATCCTTTTCAatgtttaataagttacatCAGATGGTTCATTAtctaaccttttcattgtctaACTTTTCAGGAAGTTGAATTGGGAAGACCGCAAACTATTCCTGAAGTTTTCGTCAGGACTCAAATCAAAAAAGATGGGATTTTTGTAGATAAGAAGGTGcaagcagttcatgaggcatataagaaaaaaagggaagctAAGTTGGCTGCTCTGGACAATGACGAGTCTTCTAATGGTACATCACGTCGATCAGAGCTATCtcacgaggaggatgatgagctctttcttcaggtaatgttgcttctttctaatacgctattaagtttttcattggtAAGTAATGATGTtaacttattttctattttgttatgcagtctactttcataagcgatagaggaacatactttggagttggaagcctagggAGTTTCATCAACGGCAAGCGGAAGTTCcctggaagctcttcttctttcagaNGCAATGGTTGATCACTAACACTAgtctttttttgtagaaaacacacacctgggatccctcACTAATCGGTGTGGTTCAAGAAAAGTTCTATACCATTTGTCAAAACCTtatgaaagacatggtttccaaggcagcAGCTCAACGAGATCAAGCAAAACCGAGTTAGATTGAGAAAactctttggaaagaaatgtgtgaatattggaacacagaagaagtcatggcaaagagtgcaaccacttcaTCAGCTagaatgtctgaccgtaatggtcttggccctcacaagcatgtatcagggccgaagtcttacttacaaatcgaacaagagatggtgaCTTATCCTTTTCAatgtttaataagttacatCAGATGGTTCATTAtctaaccttttcattgtctaACTTTTCAGGAAGTTGAATTGGGAAGACCGCAAACTATTCCTGAAGTTTTCGTCAGGACTCAAATCAAAAAAGATGGGATTTTTGTAGATAAGAAGGTGcaagcagttcatgaggcatataagaaaaaaagggaagctAAGTTGGCTGCTCTGGACAATGACGAGTCTTCTAATGGTACATCACGTCGATCAGAGCTATCtcacgaggaggatgatgagctctttcttcaggtaatgttgcttctttctaatacgctattaagtttttcattggtAAGTAATGATGTtaacttattttctattttgttatgcagtctactttcataagcgatagaggaacatactttggagttggaagcctagggAGTTTCATCAACGGCAAGCGGAAGTTCcctggaagctcttcttctttcagaagcctgcaacaacagcttgaagaagctaaccGCAAAATAGAGCAACAAGCAGCTCTACAAGCAGAGCGTGAAGCTGAGGCTTCCCGGGTTGCAGctgagcaacaagcagagatcaAACGCTTGGTGAGCTTCCTCAAGAGTAACCCAAACTATGTTGCCTTCCTCGAGTCTGCAACGAATATCCCCTAATATCCTCCCTTTACCACATCATGGGGGTTTACAGGAGATCCNAAACTATTCCTGAAGTTTTCGTCAGGACTCAAATCAAAAAAGATGGGATTTTTGTAGATAAGAAGGTGcaagcagttcatgaggcatataagaaaaaaagggaagctAAGTTGGCTGCTCTGGACAATGACGAGTCTTCTAATGGTACATCACGTCGATCAGAGCTATCtcacgaggaggatgatgagctctttcttcaggtaatgttgcttctttctaatacgctattaagtttttcattggtAAGTAATGATGTtaacttattttctattttgttatgcagtctactttcataagcgatagaggaacatactttggagttggaagcctagggAGTTTCATCAACGGCAAGCGGAAGTTCcctggaagctcttcttctttcagaagcctgcaacaacagcttgaagaagctaaccGCAAAATAGAGCAACAAGCAGCTCTACAAGCAGAGCGTGAAGCTGAGGCTTCCCGGGTTGCAGctgagcaacaagcagagatcaAACGCTTGGTGAGCTTCCTCAAGAGTAACCCAAACTATGTTGCCTTCCTCGAGTCTGCAACGAATATCCCCTAATATCCTCCCTTTACCACATCATGGGGGTTTACAGGAGATCCCAGACCCTGCTGATGTTCAAAGTTAGGTGGTTCCTTTACTATCCCTCCTTCCCTCATGACCTTAACATTTGTAATGGTTGTACTTAAACATTTGGAATTTGTGTTTGAATGGTTTTTTAGAACTTATGTATGTTGAGActtctttatttaatttcatgATTGTTaagttttagttatagttttcataatctgttttggtattacaaaatcaaataattcaatttgaccggatttacaagaaaaaacctgataaatcgataattaaacagtcgtaaAACAGTCACAAAAACGTATACGGATcagtaaccaaaacagtcgcaaatgagtaactAAATCAGTCACTAAAGCGTTGCAACTCAGTCGCCATTTTAGCGACTGTTTCGCGAGGAAACAACGACTAAAACTATCAGTCGCCTATTCGTAGCTATTTGCCGACTCTTTAACAACTGATTATTTTAGCGACGCTTTGTTCAGCAACTACGGTTTTTAGTCGCCAAACAGTCGTTACTAGgtatttgcgactgtttagtgactgtttttgtagttggcaattccatgttttcttgtagtgatcgTGCATAAGCTTCTTTCTCCTGCTCCATTCCAAGTGCACATGGGCATGCTAAAGTAGCCTCTTGTTGCCGACATAACTCCTCCAATGCGTCCTTGGTCCTCTTTTGCAAattactcatcttcttctttgccaaGCAACGGATACGCGGTTTTAAAAGCTTCAGTTTTTTAGAAAACCGATAAAGAGATGAGGTTGACAGAAAAATATCCTTTGTTTCATCCCACAAATCTTTGACAAGAGGCTTAAACTCCTCCATTTCGGCAATAGCATTTGCAAACTTAAATGGTCGTCGGGTAATACTCCTTTCTGCAACCCCACTTAGATGGACTCGACATCGTAAATGAT
Coding sequences within:
- the LOC104743503 gene encoding uncharacterized protein LOC104743503 codes for the protein MASKAIGVAENLRRRNININPYCSSCCLGLETSDHILFSCPNIIPVWRSAGFPTSLLGDPTSSVEDKLRYLIRLHHDTKAEPIKRFLPFWVLWRLWKSRNDLVFNKKTTRQEDLVKLAINDTIEWMTCLNLTEEYRNTTGAQSRRDTWTKPPPGWIKCNYDASHIEGNNISGLSWIIRDSNGFLLHCGMGKFQGRTTIEESECTALIWAIQSTRGLGYRKVIFEGDNINITQQVNNRSSKLRLKHYLDTIEGWKADFETVAFSFRHREQNHCADKLAKQAIVSLNDYDLYHSCPFFLQQFVNNDTMF